In one window of Streptomyces sp. FXJ1.172 DNA:
- the ftsR gene encoding transcriptional regulator FtsR has protein sequence MLQTPSGGAGSGTAARDSGLMSIGAVLNALRDEFPEVTISKIRFLESEGLIEPQRTPSGYRKFSAGDVERLAHVLRMQRDHYLPLKVIREHLDAMARGEAVQLPVVGRQRTHEDLREPPAAPTVARVGRSELLAAADVDEGELKEWESYGLVVPLADGAYDAEAVTVAALIAELGRFGIEPRHLRVMKAAADREAGLVEQVVAPLKRHRNPQTRALAEARTKELATLTVKLHAALVKTALGVRLP, from the coding sequence ATGCTTCAAACACCGAGTGGCGGTGCCGGAAGCGGTACCGCCGCCAGGGACAGTGGGCTGATGAGCATCGGCGCGGTGCTGAACGCGCTGCGCGACGAGTTCCCCGAAGTCACCATCTCCAAGATCCGTTTCCTGGAGTCGGAGGGGCTCATCGAGCCGCAGCGGACCCCTTCGGGGTACCGGAAGTTCAGCGCCGGGGACGTCGAGCGCCTGGCGCACGTGCTGAGGATGCAGCGGGACCACTATCTGCCGCTCAAGGTGATCCGTGAGCACCTGGACGCCATGGCGCGGGGAGAGGCCGTCCAGCTGCCCGTCGTCGGGCGTCAGCGCACCCATGAGGATCTTCGGGAGCCGCCGGCGGCGCCCACGGTCGCCAGGGTCGGCAGGTCCGAGCTGCTGGCGGCGGCGGACGTCGACGAGGGCGAGCTGAAGGAGTGGGAGTCGTACGGACTCGTCGTTCCCCTGGCGGACGGGGCGTACGACGCCGAGGCGGTCACCGTGGCCGCGCTCATCGCAGAACTGGGCCGGTTCGGGATCGAGCCGCGCCACCTTCGGGTGATGAAGGCCGCCGCCGACCGCGAGGCCGGACTGGTCGAGCAGGTGGTGGCCCCGCTCAAGCGCCACCGCAACCCGCAGACCAGGGCGCTGGCCGAGGCCCGTACGAAGGAGCTGGCGACGCTCACGGTGAAGCTGCACGCGGCCCTCGTGAAGACGGCTCTCGGGGTGCGGCTGCCCTGA
- a CDS encoding bifunctional nuclease family protein, which yields MNELDVVGVRVEMPSNQPIVLLREVGGDRYLPIWIGPGEATAIAFAQQGMAPARPLTHDLFKDVLEAVGQELTEVRITDLREGVFYAELVFASGVEVSARPSDAIALALRTGTPIYGSDTVLDDAGIAIPDEQEDEVEKFREFLDQISPEDFGTSSQ from the coding sequence GTGAACGAGCTCGATGTCGTAGGTGTCCGGGTCGAAATGCCCTCCAACCAACCGATCGTGCTCCTGCGCGAAGTGGGGGGCGACCGTTACCTCCCCATCTGGATCGGGCCGGGGGAGGCGACGGCGATCGCTTTCGCCCAGCAGGGTATGGCCCCCGCCCGGCCGCTGACGCACGACCTGTTCAAGGACGTGCTGGAGGCGGTCGGCCAGGAGCTGACCGAAGTACGCATCACCGATCTGCGGGAGGGCGTCTTCTACGCGGAGCTGGTGTTCGCCAGCGGGGTCGAGGTCAGCGCCCGTCCCTCCGACGCCATAGCGCTGGCCCTGCGCACCGGAACGCCGATCTACGGCAGTGACACGGTGCTGGACGACGCGGGCATCGCGATTCCGGACGAGCAGGAGGACGAGGTCGAGAAGTTCCGCGAGTTCCTCGACCAGATCTCGCCCGAGGACTTCGGCACCAGCAGCCAGTGA
- a CDS encoding FHA domain-containing protein: MSVLVCTRCGNRNAQNARFCSNCGAPLRPGVAPERASETTSTISISGLEAYDAEVTGQTQVPMLSPEAQAAVDALPMGSALLVVRRGPNSGSRFLLDADLTTAGRHPQSDIFLDDVTVSRRHVEFRRSPDGSFTVADVGSLNGTYVNREPIDQVALHNGDEVQIGKYRLVFYASRQGI; the protein is encoded by the coding sequence ATGTCGGTCCTGGTGTGTACGAGGTGCGGTAACCGCAACGCGCAGAACGCCCGCTTCTGTTCCAATTGCGGTGCGCCGCTGCGCCCCGGAGTGGCGCCGGAGCGTGCCTCCGAGACGACGTCCACGATCTCGATCTCCGGTCTCGAGGCCTACGACGCCGAGGTGACCGGCCAGACCCAGGTGCCGATGCTGTCGCCCGAGGCGCAGGCCGCGGTCGACGCGCTGCCGATGGGCTCAGCCCTGCTGGTGGTGCGCCGTGGGCCGAACTCCGGCAGCCGTTTCCTGCTGGACGCCGACCTGACGACGGCCGGCCGGCATCCGCAGAGCGACATCTTCCTCGACGACGTGACGGTCTCGCGTCGCCATGTGGAGTTCCGCCGCTCCCCGGACGGCTCGTTCACCGTCGCCGACGTGGGCAGCCTGAACGGCACGTACGTCAACCGCGAGCCGATCGACCAGGTCGCCCTGCACAACGGCGACGAGGTGCAGATCGGCAAGTACCGGCTGGTGTTCTACGCGAGCCGGCAGGGCATCTGA
- a CDS encoding MerR family transcriptional regulator, with the protein MRTSGDGTAGGAPGRGFGESGPYAPPGPQLRSNGGYPQPNSAVDHAPQRPTVVPNGGGAASMASEEIGYRGPTACAAAGITYRQLDYWARTGLVEPSVRPAYGSGTQRLYSFRDVVVLKIVKRFLDTGVSLQNIRTTVQHLRERGFRDLERMTLMSDGATVYECTSPDEVHALLQGGQGIFGIAVGVVWRDVESALSQLHGERVDTGETLVGHNPADELARRRNRAV; encoded by the coding sequence GTGAGAACGAGCGGCGACGGTACGGCTGGGGGTGCCCCCGGACGCGGGTTCGGGGAGAGCGGTCCGTACGCTCCCCCTGGCCCTCAGCTGCGTTCGAACGGGGGTTACCCCCAACCGAACAGCGCGGTCGACCACGCTCCTCAGCGGCCGACGGTGGTGCCGAACGGCGGAGGGGCGGCGTCCATGGCATCCGAAGAGATCGGCTACCGCGGTCCCACGGCCTGCGCGGCCGCGGGCATCACCTACCGGCAGCTCGACTACTGGGCGCGCACCGGCCTGGTCGAGCCGAGCGTGCGGCCCGCCTACGGGTCGGGCACCCAGCGGCTGTACAGCTTCCGGGACGTGGTCGTCCTGAAGATCGTGAAGCGGTTCCTGGACACCGGGGTCTCGCTGCAGAACATCCGCACGACCGTCCAGCACCTCAGGGAACGCGGTTTCCGCGATCTGGAGCGGATGACCCTGATGAGCGACGGCGCCACGGTCTACGAGTGCACGTCCCCGGACGAGGTCCACGCCCTGCTCCAGGGCGGTCAGGGCATCTTCGGGATCGCCGTCGGCGTGGTGTGGCGGGACGTGGAAAGCGCGCTCTCCCAGCTGCACGGCGAACGCGTCGACACGGGCGAGACCCTCGTCGGGCACAACCCCGCGGACGAGCTGGCCCGCCGCCGCAACCGGGCGGTCTGA